CTCTGTAAGGTCTGAGGACTTGACAACATATTCATCTGACGCCCATACATTGAAATTATCCATATAATCATATGCAGTGCATATCACAACAGGCAATCTCGGGTTATATTCCTTAATCTTTTTTAATGTCTCAATACCATCAAGTCCTGGCATCAGTATATCAAGTGTAACAAGATGGGGGTGGTGTTCCTTAACAACAGATAAGGCTACCTCACCACTCTCTGCCAGTATCACAGTATATCCCTCACCTTCCAGCTCCTGTCTGTAAAGTTCAAGGATATCCGTATCGTCATCAACCACTAATATCTTAAACATTTTCACCTCCCCT
This genomic interval from Nitrospirota bacterium contains the following:
- a CDS encoding response regulator, which codes for MFKILVVDDDTDILELYRQELEGEGYTVILAESGEVALSVVKEHHPHLVTLDILMPGLDGIETLKKIKEYNPRLPVVICTAYDYMDNFNVWASDEYVVKSSDLTELKDTIKRLLEECY